DNA from Eucalyptus grandis isolate ANBG69807.140 chromosome 5, ASM1654582v1, whole genome shotgun sequence:
CTATTTATGTCAAACCTAACAATCAcgtgaaaatagaaaattaccGGATTACTGTCCTATTTTAAACATCgtgttcatttatttattattattattattattatttggccGACAATATTCAAGACGTGTCTGAAACAAATCATACGCGGGGAAGTCAAAAGTCGCACTCGGAGCCCACGGAACTTCTAAAAGTTGACCATCAGTCAAAGATGGAGTTTCCCAATTAGCATAATACAAAAATAGGATCGGAATATTCTCCTAAGAAGCTTTTTGCTCATTTACCGTCCTGCCCTCGAGCGTTCGCAAAACATCACGTTGACAacgacctaaaaaaaaaaaaatcgaaaattgtcttcttcaacctaaattgattaaaGCACGCAACCATTGCTTGGTCTCCCCCCAcaaaagatttaagaaaaaatgtaattattacATTAGGTCCCCCAGATAATGCACATTGGCTTAGGTCCCTCCTTTCAGATATTCCTATATACATGTGAATTAGTCTCGTCTAATTAATGTGCCCTAACTACTCcctttatttataattaaaattataaaaattaaaccttccccttttttttggaaattccgAAGACAAAATGTTGACTGATATTCAAGCAAATTTGcaatgaggttttttttttttttttggtcggtcctactctaatcctactctaatactcactctcagacttttgcccccGCCTCCGTGTAGGGCGtaggagtcgaaacccactcctgaaatgaaatcgttcCCACCCCAATCTCCCCTGAGAATGTGGAGATTTGCAATGAGGTTTAATTGCATTGATTTTGGttctcccccaaaaaaaaagaaaaagaaaaagaaaaaaatattagaataggtaaaaggaaaaaaagaattcgtGTAGATATAGACTTGGTGGATATAAACTCTCCACTCCCGAAGCAATCCAAAGTGAATGGCTTAACGAGAATGATGCGTAGAGGAACTTGCTAGTGTTTGCGATGTACAAGCCACAAGATGTtgcttttaaaattttgaatagttgTTTGTCCTTGGTTAgtgattaaattaatttatcattAGGAACTATATATAGAGAGTGTATTCCTTTTTTCGATAAGTCCAATAACTTTATTGGTAAAGGGTCACATTATCTTATATTGGATTACAAATTCGATGCACGTAACGAGTGAATCTGTGATTAACTCATGCCTTGGATGTTTGTACCTCATGTGAAGAAAATAGCACTCATTAGAGTTGCAATAACGAACTTGATACCGACATCTTGACTTAGTTATGGCTTAAATCGGACATTTCGTAACAAGAGTGAGATTCTTATGATAACACCTAAAAGTGGTGACTGCATCCATTATCCATCCCTCCCACACTTTTCACTTAGTGAAACAAGACAAACGGTATCACGCTATTTAGCCTgcacaaagactagattcttaGACCCTAGTAGTGGGAAAAGCCAGCTTGAATCTCAAATTACTGCTGATATTTTAAAATCGTACTCCAATGAAGTATCATACACAATCCAACTATCGTGTATATGATTATGTTCAATAATACTTTCTGTTCCATAATCTATGTGGTTTGTACAactaatttcttgattttgttgtgCAATCAAAATCCTTTAACTATATTTATATGACGTTGATTATGCTAAAGTGACAAAATTggctacattaattaaatttcattctTTCGAACATACTCCTCAAGTAGGATACTTAACGCGTTAGGTACAAAACTAGACTGAGAAATATTTACTATCTGAATAGAGAAAAAATTAGAGTCTTTGTTTAAAGAAATGCACTGAGAAAGGTCAGTCTAAGTAggaaataatatattttgatattattgatCATTCTTCATTTAAAGAATTATCCTTTCTCAATTGAAAATGTAGATATCTTTGATCTAGGAGCTGGTGGGAGGGAGGGAAACTTCTCCACCATCCCTCGTCACCTCAAACCGACCCTTGCTAGAGTCGGTCATAGGCTAGCAACCCTTACCAACCTCCAAAAAAGATTGATATCCCTCATCAACCCTACTCCTCGATTGATTAATATTTGTCATTTGCAATTTTGCATCATATCTTAGAGCAATGTACTCCGGTATTACCTCAAAATTTCTCCGTACATACTTATACTGTGCATGACCTACAAGCTCAagcaaatcaattaattttctgACTAAGATCCACGTCGGCTCACTCTCTCACATCCTCATTCCTCGCACTTTCTAGATAAACCCGACCTTCTCGCATGATGTGATCAAGGCTAAAAAGGACCAATAAAATTGAAACATTTAGACAAAGACCCAAGACCAAATCAAAGTAATACCCAAACGTGTGAACACAGAGGTTGAGTCTTTCCCGTAAATAACCGGAAAACCCAAGGGCAATCTCGGCAATTAGGAGTATATAAATACACTGAGAAACCCAATCCCTCgttaaatctccataatcacGCAATCTCCTCTCGCCGCCATTAATGGAAGAAGCCGAAGCAGTCATGAAGATCATCGACCGATGCTGGTTCGAGCTCGAGATCTTCAAGAAACGACCAGACGCATCGCCTTCTTCAGCCTTTGGATCCGATCCGGATCAAAAAAGCATAGAAATACCCGAGAAAGTAAGCCCGTGTCTTCATATTTCTCGGACTCCGTCGATTCTTGTGAGGTCCATGAGCGATCAAACGAGCATCATCCCATCAAGCTTCCAATCAAGCCCTCTCTCTCCAGACTCAGTCCTTCACATGACGCCCATTCACAGCATGATCTATGAAGAAGAGGTAAtcacagaagaagaaaaggaaggttTCGACTGGAACAACCCGAGAAGCTCGAAGTTCTCGCGCAGAAAGAAGGGCCAGATGGGAGAAAGAGCGAAGAGGAGGGCCTTGAGCAAGAGCTTGTCGGAGCTTGAGTTCGAGGAGCTAAAAGGGTTCATGGATCTGGGGTTCGTCTTCTCGGAGGAAGACAGAGTCGACTCGAGCCTGGTCTCCATCATTCCTGGGCTACAGAGACTgggcaagaaaatcaaagatGGCGATGAAGACGACGAAGATGGCGATCATCATCGAGAAGATGGTGATGAGAAAGAGATTGTTGGCGAGCCTGCAGTTGTCGCGAGGCCTTATCTGTCGGAGGCGTGGGAATGGtgggaggagaagaggaaggaggatcCATTGATGAACTGGAAGTTTCCTGCTCTTGGGAACGAGACCGACATGAGAGAGAGTCTCAAATGGTGGGCTCACACCGTTGCTTCAACTGTTGTTAGATGATGGTTGTTTTGTTGTTATTGTCATAGTCGTCATTGGTTCAATTTGGTTGTTCGATAATTCTTCTTTCTACTCTCTTTTCTTCGTctgtaaaatgattttttttttgtccatgtACATATGATACACATGAATCAATTGTCAATCGTTTTAGAAATTCCCACCTTAGGTAACTCgtgattttgttttgtttaagaTAAGTGGATGTGACGTTACCTTGGCAATGCGTTACTGTAAGAAGTTTGACCTACTAACATGCTAGGAATACGTAAGTCAGCCATTTTCTAATCTCAAGAATACCATAGTGAGGGcaagcaaataatattttctttttctatgtttGGACAGATATCAATCGTAAACATGGTCATATTTTAACAATGCATGTACAAACAgcttataaaataaattgaatgataatgagatatatatgtgcgtatgtatatatatatatatattttttttaatttgcatatcctttttttaatattatgatGTATTTTCCATTGAAGTTATCAGAAAAAGATGCTACGTATGCAAATATGAGAAGTCATATAGCAGAGATTTAGTGAACGAATGGATATGAATCATTTACTTAATGCTTGTTTATAATTTGTCGCATCACATTCTAAATACATTTTGTTTTGGTCAAATTAAacctttattttttccttatccTTTCACACTGTATTTTTACTGTCTTATTGCCACATTTTTAGTAAGATATTCAGTtatgatataatatttttaaaaagatggGAAAATTTGCCCGTTGTAATTAATCGGATGGGGATACGGAAATTGGAAAAGTAATTAAATGCATCAATGGATGGGATGGGAGTacggaaattaaaaaaaaaaaaaaaaacgcgagTTTTGGCATATTCCATGCGATGGAAGATCCGGTGCATGTTCTAGTGTCCAAATTGACATCCCTTCATGCCTAACATCAAGACGTGCTGGGCGGTCGCTAAAAGGTGTTTACCTTTGCTTCCAACCATTAAAAAGGAAGCAGCTTGCTTGTGAGGAAACTCATAGCCATATCACCACCATTGGTGATTTTAGAAATTCCGCGAAActtcta
Protein-coding regions in this window:
- the LOC104446943 gene encoding uncharacterized protein LOC104446943, giving the protein MEEAEAVMKIIDRCWFELEIFKKRPDASPSSAFGSDPDQKSIEIPEKVSPCLHISRTPSILVRSMSDQTSIIPSSFQSSPLSPDSVLHMTPIHSMIYEEEVITEEEKEGFDWNNPRSSKFSRRKKGQMGERAKRRALSKSLSELEFEELKGFMDLGFVFSEEDRVDSSLVSIIPGLQRLGKKIKDGDEDDEDGDHHREDGDEKEIVGEPAVVARPYLSEAWEWWEEKRKEDPLMNWKFPALGNETDMRESLKWWAHTVASTVVR